From one Vicia villosa cultivar HV-30 ecotype Madison, WI unplaced genomic scaffold, Vvil1.0 ctg.001128F_1_1_3, whole genome shotgun sequence genomic stretch:
- the LOC131633484 gene encoding helicase protein MOM1-like isoform X1: protein MVSSPSSSGNHKKTKSSPSTTPSPLRRSERQRNLSSNSNRSPSTSTATVSKSESRDKDEKTSSNRKKLDARRYRNILAQKKNKDCHKETNDEHALTPQDSNKGESEIDECYKGISLGCKEVFEDCIKPSEDGKAKDTSAKSMSKGLVKEPLENNVTIGSTVVASNSTAQRTSEIPERVNLDSDEEEIRGSDSNGSLIRKCVGNDKGGNLTPSKSKSTEVDIENLTPSKRKSTVVGMDSDVSHTLDADHERLRVNSLETSGPSKRIRGINNVDQPTSKSNDEKSCTKNKEERPQGNNDETEKIRTQQRSLHLSVKPEIAKLCEILLLPDNVKSMVGKFLEYTMNNFMICTEPVSILQAFQLSLCLTAASLLSHKLDSEAALILAKRHLNFSCKKDAVDEISAMLWDLKDNFLLLTGDSNANCSPTVSESSKRVHSNTDTTSDVELTKKDISKISRNIKVNQNRKEQWRKLLHIQQENKRKLEKGIEKKMTDFKNMFHVEWQATLLYAKEKVKLREFKSKYKVREAILKREQEARLKALEAEQLEERQKFRESSNLTSSKELGTSHNAQKILLSNKVSETSCKQATASELSRKEAVGLPSKVRSTDYPENAAPLNSLSSDQISDEGLDGVVSPRPRSSSGPSNGHPAAVSLLNSPSSIQKVSGRVSPAISDGQTPVTGPELSGDAAVGLPSTVRSTGYPENAAALNSSPTDQISDVGLDGVASPTPCIFSSPPDGLPATSSLLNSPSSKQQVPDRVLSPITDGQIPVVVPENNHEEAECQLTDNVEVNESTTSNYQDGVDRTMAENTLSQETSVSRAVDPIEPKKQGPGQPLSAVELPSMVTEPPEQVQQLPSSGFLSSNQDISNLPSAAGGEDQPATNEIFFSSQIPEASAVVQNQAAEQPALNLEVDSHLRQVVPPVSDMVLDSLAPGGVTTQSLDTRNLSTHRIINNHPIQTPVQSASRSFPSLFYDPLSYELERIRKSTKQNLKNHEDMKLQLKCNFEKEIEELRRKYDIQMKEIEVEFQKTSKNYDTQYKTVYVHKILADAMKANSDPRFSGESGMLQGLTQLPRLQNPTHPFPVAGPSCRGPPGTTFQNSHASTGSHAMLPSPIHNTPGNFSGFSARPPHINTSSPNLQAGGGICAPPLHPPPYRSSTSVPTSSLMGEFCAPPPPLHPYRPSISVPASSHSGAMPTPLVPIPPYRTSTSVPASSHSGAMRTPPPPLPPYRPSTSVPASSHSRAMRTSPPPLPPYRPSTSVPASGHSSAIRAPAPHLPPYRPSTSVPASSLSGEIRAPAPHIPPYRPSTSLPPSTSVPASSLGGVPHSMPSHPAPAPASSLLLSQRLPSSMPAVSQIGPHRGHGYESTGGFLTPNVSATDMRMNVNSQSSINLPNTLPHMSDSASLNHSQFSKSSSVPVNSTQEATPSDVVCLSDDD from the exons ATGGTGTCAAGTCCTTCTTCATCCGGGAATCACAAGAAGACGAAATCATCACCATCAACAACGCCGAGTCCTTTGAGGAGATCTGAGAGACAGCGAAACCTTTCATCTAATTCAAATCGTTCACCTTCTACTTCTACAGCCACCGTTTCGAAGTCTGAGTCTAGAGATAAGGACGAGAAAACTTCTTCGAATAGGAAGAAACTGGATGCTCGGAGGTATCGAAATATTTTagcacaaaagaaaaataaag ATTGCCACAAGGAGACGAATGATGAGCATGCGTTGACTCCACAAGATAGCAACAAGGGTGAGAGTGAGATTGATGAGTGCTATAAAGGGATTAGTTTGGGCTGTAAAGAAGTTTTTGAGGATTGTATTAAGCCATCTGAAGATGGCAAAGCAAAGGATACGAGTGCAAAGTCTATGTCGAAAGGACTTGTGAAAGAACCATTAGAAAATAATGTGACAATAGGTTCAACAGTGGTAGCATCTAATTCCACTGCTCAAAGGACTAGTGAGATACCTGAAAGAGTTAATTTAGATAGCGATGAAGAGGAGATTAGGGGTTCAGATTCAAATGGAAGTTTGATTAGGAAATGCGTTGGAAATGATAAGGGTGGAAATTTGACACCTTCCAAAAGTAAAAGCACGGAGGTAGACATTGAGAATTTGACACCTTCTAAAAGAAAAAGCACGGTCGTAGGCATGGACTCTGATGTTTCTCATACCTTGGATGCTGACCATGAAAGGCTTCGCGTCAATAGTTTAGAGACCAGTGGGCCTTCCAAAAGGATAAG GGGGATCAATAATGTTGATCAACCTACTTCAAAATCTAATGATGAAAAGTCATGTACCAAAAACAAAGAAG AGAGACCTCAAGGGAACAATGATGAAACTGAGAAGATAAGGACACAGCAGAGGAGCTTACATCTTTCAGTGAAGCCAGAGATAGCAAAGCTTTGTGAAATTCTTCTTCTCCCA GATAATGTCAAGAGTATGgttggaaagtttcttgaatataCCATGAACAATTTCATGATCTGTACAGAACCAGTATCAATATTACAGGCTTTTCAATTATCTCTG TGTTTGACTGCTGCTTCGTTGCTAAGCCACAAACTTGACTCTGAAGCTGCCCTCATTCTTGCAAAGCGGCACTTGAATTTTTCCTGTAAGAAAGATGCGGTTGATGAAATTAGTGCAATGCTGTGGGATCTGAAGGACAATTTTTTATTACTCACAGGAGACTCTAATGCCAATTGCTCTCCAACGGTTTCGGAATCATCAAAAAGGGTTCATTCGAATACAGACACAACATCAGATGTTGAATTGACCAAAAAAGATATTTCCAAAATTTCTAGAAATATTAAAGTAAATCAGAATCGCAAAGAACAATGGAGAAAGCTACTTCATATTCAACAGGAAAATAAACGTAAGTTGGAAAAAGGTATTGAGAAAAAAATGActgattttaaaaatatgtttcatGTAGAGTGGCAAGCTACTTTACTTTATGCGAAGGAAAAAGTGAAGCTCAGAGAATTCAAAAGTAAATACAAAGTAAGGGAAGCAATATTGAAAAGGGAGCAAGAAGCACGTCTCAAGGCTCTTGAGGCCGAACAGTTAGAAGAAAGGCAGAAATTCCGTGAGTCGTCAAACCTAACTTCTTCGAAGGAACTTGGGACATCCCATAATGCTCAAAAAATCCTTCTGTCTAATAAAGTGTCTGAAACTAGTTGCAAACAGGCGACTGCCAGTGAATTGAGTAGGAAGGAAGCTGTTGGATTGCCCAGCAAAGTCAGAAGTACTGATTATCCAGAGAATGCAGCTCCTCTGAATTCCTTATCCTCAGATCAAATATCTGATGAAGGTTTAGATGGGGTTGTATCACCTAGGCCTCGTAGCTCTTCTGGTCCAAGTAATGGCCATCCAGCTGCAGTTTCCCTTTTGAATTCACCATcttcaattcaaaaagtttccGGTAGAGTCTCGCCGGCCATAAGTGATGGACAAACGCCAGTCACGGGACCAGAATTGAGTGGGGATGCAGCCGTGGGATTGCCTAGCACAGTTAGAAGTACTGGTTATCCAGAGAATGCAGCTGCTCTGAATTCTTCACCAACAGATCAAATATCTGATGTAGGTTTAGATGGTGTTGCATCACCAACACCCTGTATATTTTCTAGTCCACCTGATGGTCTTCCAGCTACATCTTCCCTTTTGAATTCACCTTCTTCAAAGCAACAAGTTCCTGATAGAGTCTTGTCACCCATAACTGATGGACAAATACCAGTCGTAGTGCCAGAAAATAATCATGAAGAGGCTGAATGTCAATTAACAGATAACGTGGAAGTGAATGAGAGTACTACATCAAACTACCAGGACGGAGTAGACAGAACCATGGCAGAAAACACTTTGTCCCAGGAGACTTCAGTATCTAGAGCAGTGGATCCCATTGAGCCTAAAAAACAAGGGCCCGGGCAGCCATTATCAGCTGTAGAGTTACCCTCTATGGTCACGGAGCCTCCAGAGCAGGTGCAGCAATTACCTTCTTCAGGGTTCCTTTCATCCAACCAGGATATCTCTAACTTGCCTTCGGCGGCTGGAGGTGAAGATCAGCCAGCAACCAATGAAATTTTTTTCTCCAGCCAGATTCCCGAGGCATCAGCAGTGGTTCAAAATCAAGCCGCCGAGCAACCTGCCTTGAATTTGGAAGTTGATTCACATTTGCGTCAAGTTGTGCCTCCAGTCTCAGACATGGTCCTTGATTCACTTGCGCCTGGTGGAGTCACAACCCAGTCATTAGACACAAGAAATTTGTCAACTCACAGAATTATCAATAATCATCCTATTCAAACTCCAGTACAATCAGCTTCAAGGAGTTTTCCATCTTTGTTTTATGATCCACTTAGTTATGAATTGGAAAGAATACGTAAATCGACAAAGCAAAATCTGAAAAACCATGAAGATATG AAATTACAGCTGAAATGTAATTTTGAGAAGGAAATTGAGGAACTTCGCAGGAAGTATGATATTCAAATGAAGGAGATTGAAGTTGAATTTCAGAAAACAAGCAAGAACTATGATACACAATATAAAACAGTTTATGTACATAAAATATTGGCCGATGCTATGAAGGCTAATTCTGATCCTAGGTTTTCTGGTGAGTCGGGAATGCTGCAAG GTTTAACCCAACTTCCAAGACTGCAAAATCCTACTCATCCCTTTCCGGTTGCCGGACCATCTTGCCGCGGGCCTCCTGGAACCACTTTCCAGAATTCACACGCCTCAACTGGCTCTCATGCTATGTTGCCATCACCTATACACAATACACCGGGAAATTTCAGCGGTTTTTCTGCAAGACCACCTCATATCAATACTTCTTCACCTAATCTTCAAGCTGGTGGGGGGATATGTGCTCCTCCACTGCATCCCCCGCCTTATAGATCCTCAACATCTGTACCAACCTCAAGTCTCATGGGGGAGTTCTGTGCCCCTCCACCTCCTCTCCACCCTTATAGACCCTCAATATCTGTACCAGCCTCCAGTCACAGTGGGGCGATGCCCACCCCTCTGGTTCCTATTCCGCCTTATAGAACCTCCACATCTGTGCCAGCCTCCAGTCACAGTGGGGCGATGCGCACCCCTCCACCTCCTCTCCCGCCTTATAGACCCTCAACATCTGTTCCAGCCTCCAGTCACAGTAGGGCAATGCGCACCTCTCCACCTCCTCTCCCACCTTATAGACCCTCAACATCTGTACCAGCCTCTGGTCACAGTAGTGCGATACGTGCCCCTGCACCGCATCTTCCGCCTTATAGACCCTCAACATCTGTACCAGCCTCCAGTCTCAGTGGGGAGATACGTGCCCCTGCACCGCATATACCGCCTTATAGACCCTCAACATCTCTACCACCCTCGACATCTGTACCAGCCTCCAGTCTTGGAGGAGTTCCACATAGTATGCCAAGTCACCCTGCACCCGCCCCTGCAAGTTCGTTATTATTATCTCAGAGGCTTCCCAGTTCAATGCCAGCAGTCTCTCAGATTGGTCCTCATAGGGGGCATGGGTATGAGAGCACAGGTGGGTTCCTCACTCCTAATGTATCTGCTACGGATATGCGTATGAATGTTAATAGTCAATCTAGCATTAATCTGCCAAATACTCTGCCACATATGTCAGATTCGGCATCTTTGAATCATTCCCAATTTAGCAAAAGTAGCAGTGTTCCGGTCAACTCAACCCAAGAAGCTACACCTTCTGATGTTGTCTGTTTATCAGATGATGACTAA